The DNA window ACCGTCGGACTGGACGACTTGCTCCCCGACCTCGGATTCATCTGGAAGATCGTCCGTATCGGGACGCCGAGTGCGCTCGAACAATCGACCAGTTCGCTGGCGATGATTTCGCTGACCGCGATGGTCGTCCAGTTCGCACCTCCCGTCGTCAGCGCCTACGGCCTCGGAAACCGCCTCGCGTCGCTCGTTTTCCTCCCCGCAATGGGGTTGGGTCGGGCGACGAACACCATGGTCGGCCAAAACCTCGGGGCGCGGAAGCCCGACCGCGCGGAGCGGGCGGTGTGGCTCGCGGCGAAGGTCGGTGCAGGGGTGATGTTCGCCGTTGCAATCGTCGCGGTGTTGTTCCCCGGCCCGATTGTCGGCGTTTTCATGGCGACGGGAACGAAGCAGGCGGACGCCACCATTCGACTCGGAAGTCAGTACCTCCGGATTCGCTCCGTCGAATTCGTGTTCATGGCGGTGTTGCAGGTTCTCCTCGGCGCGTACCGCGGTGCGGGGAACACGAAACTGGCGATGGCCTTCTCCATGATAACGCTCTGGCTCGGCCGGGTGCCGACCGTGTACTTCCTCGCGTTCGTCCGCGACATGGGACCGACCGGCGTCTGGATCGGCATGGCATTCGGCAACATCATCGGCGCTATCGTCGCCGCGCTCTGGTTTACTCGAGGGACGTGGAAGCGCACGGTTATCGACGAACCGGGCGTCGCGGTCGCCGACGGCGACGGCGAATAACGATTCGCTGTCCCGTTTAAGAGTAACATAATAAAATGATTAGAGAGCGTAGGCGTCTCCAATGAGTCTGGCGACCGTCGCATTGCAAGATGACACTCCTTGCTCCGCGAACGAAACGAGATACGCTGGCCGAAATTGCGGTTTGGGTGACAGACAATGAGTAACGTAGACGTTCTTCTCATCGGAATCGACGCCGGATGCTTGCCCGTTTTCGAACGCCTATACGAAGACGACGTTATCCCGAACATCCGTTCTATCTGCGATGGTGGGGCTTCTGCACCGCTCGAATCACAAATGCCGCCGTGGACGCCGAGCGCGTGGCCGTCGCTGTACACCGGCGTTAACCCCGGCAAACACGGCGTTTGCGGGTTCGTCGCCTACGACGGATACGATTTCCGCGTCGTCAGCGGGAGCGACGTCGAGGAACACGCCATCTGGACGCTATTGGACAAACACGACCTGACGAGTGTCGTCGTGAACGTCCCCGTAACCCACCCTCCGGACGAAATCAACGGGGCGCTCATTCCGGGGTTCATCGGCCCCGAGGACCCGCGCTGTCACCCCGAAGGACTGTTGGACGAGGTGCGCGACGCCATCGGCGAGTACCGCGTGTACCCGACCTACTCCCGCGAGGAGTCGAATTACACGGACGCACAGAAGATGGACGAGTACACGAGTCTCGTCCGGATGCGCGGGGAAGCGTTCCGCTATCTCGCCGACAAACACGACCCCGACTTCGGGTTCGTGCAGTTCCAGAAGCCCGATACCGTCTTCCACGAGTTCGACGGCGACTGGGACAAGGTGACGACG is part of the Haladaptatus paucihalophilus DX253 genome and encodes:
- a CDS encoding MATE family efflux transporter, encoding MTSTQPSSSITDGGLVRPMFELAWPIVVIQLLQVMYNVADTFWLGRLSSDAVGAMSIAFPLIFFLISVAGGFTTAGSILVAQFTGADSEGSAGKVAGQVLSFVSILAILLAIAGYFLTDPMLAVMPSQGATTEQVVPLARRYMETYFLGLPFLFGFFVFTSLMRGYGNTRTPMRIMMVSVAVNVVLDPLLIFGWGSLDGMGVQGAALATISARAVASVLGLYVLFFTSAGPTVGLDDLLPDLGFIWKIVRIGTPSALEQSTSSLAMISLTAMVVQFAPPVVSAYGLGNRLASLVFLPAMGLGRATNTMVGQNLGARKPDRAERAVWLAAKVGAGVMFAVAIVAVLFPGPIVGVFMATGTKQADATIRLGSQYLRIRSVEFVFMAVLQVLLGAYRGAGNTKLAMAFSMITLWLGRVPTVYFLAFVRDMGPTGVWIGMAFGNIIGAIVAALWFTRGTWKRTVIDEPGVAVADGDGE